A genomic window from Pelagicoccus albus includes:
- a CDS encoding TonB-dependent receptor: protein MSKSTPLSPDGVAACSRSNEGERSSSKTPLAKAALAILLAGLATQATVAQDDSSSGMEVFETFTAVGQGESRANNSLDLEALEIAMPGAMPEKMVDKIPGVNVATSDPFGFYEFANDVRVRAFSIDNLGVTLDGVPVGNSNPRYGTPIGRMVDSANLTTIKISQGAGDVTTPAYQALGGSMQYFTKDPSKEAGAYVSASYGSFDHLSMFAKYEMGEIVPGFTGYVSASHFEFTPKGLDGLAKNVGRRAEAKFKYEGFDKVDITYAMTYNDRDDYDTMTMSYSDYTQLEAGDYLGTGEGYKEYTPWDYPDLGTWNYGDYSDGGRNLGPLAYLDYTVGPGEGTNAVYYDKWRNGRMDTLQRFNFDFDFEDGKTMDVNVYYQDKNNYGLWGRGTDYAETQIRAAYANDPTRTDIWGQMWYDAAGNPVSSTGEIVEEYSADHAIVAPGTAAYADGVEYVAGVPGRTARDENFGGHRYGVTASYTWETENNKLIVGGWYEFDHHGTERPNYNLDGGSVMGAYRYDQFNFTNYTRYIDQDVMQFWVQDTYTTMDGDLDITFGIKALQLDRDAHGFLSISEWLANEETFRSTTYEDFFLPQFGLLYSLNDSTELFFNYSENMATPTSGTITTAGDTFNPDILKPEYSDNFDIGIRGSLPFGSYTLQAYSISYTDRILASAVPIDSANAGAAGNSVYQNVGGVDSWGVEASGDFQTGIDGLTLSGSIAIQETTFQEDLFNGFSASNDAVAGYRYEVNPEATGESDAYLEYLDIGGNDLGNTPFLTANFDAIYKKGQMRYTFGGKYYDDVYVNTLNTQPIDSYTLFDASIAYTGKADTALEGWKVSLNVYNLFDSYFVYAAGYTDEDGTVRADRGRQYTLKMETTF, encoded by the coding sequence ATGTCTAAATCAACACCGTTAAGTCCGGACGGCGTAGCTGCATGCTCACGTTCGAATGAAGGCGAGAGGTCGTCCTCCAAGACCCCACTCGCAAAAGCAGCACTCGCGATTTTGCTCGCGGGCTTGGCTACACAAGCCACCGTCGCACAAGATGATTCCAGCTCTGGAATGGAAGTCTTCGAAACGTTCACAGCTGTTGGTCAAGGTGAAAGCCGCGCTAACAATTCTTTGGACCTCGAAGCTTTGGAAATCGCCATGCCGGGAGCTATGCCGGAAAAAATGGTGGACAAGATCCCTGGGGTTAACGTTGCGACAAGTGACCCTTTCGGTTTCTACGAATTCGCCAATGACGTTCGTGTTCGCGCCTTCAGCATCGACAACCTCGGTGTTACTCTAGACGGCGTACCAGTAGGTAACAGTAACCCACGTTACGGTACTCCAATCGGCCGTATGGTTGACTCTGCCAACTTGACTACCATCAAGATCTCTCAGGGTGCAGGTGACGTTACCACTCCAGCCTACCAGGCTCTCGGTGGTTCTATGCAGTATTTCACTAAGGACCCATCCAAGGAAGCGGGCGCTTACGTCTCGGCTTCTTACGGTAGCTTCGACCACTTGAGCATGTTCGCCAAGTACGAGATGGGCGAAATCGTACCAGGTTTCACTGGTTACGTAAGCGCGTCTCACTTCGAATTCACTCCTAAGGGCCTCGACGGTCTCGCCAAGAACGTTGGTCGCCGCGCTGAAGCGAAGTTCAAGTATGAAGGCTTCGATAAGGTAGACATCACGTACGCAATGACGTACAACGACCGTGACGACTACGACACCATGACCATGAGCTACTCCGACTACACGCAGTTGGAAGCAGGCGATTACCTCGGTACCGGTGAAGGCTACAAGGAGTACACTCCATGGGATTACCCAGACCTTGGTACTTGGAACTATGGTGACTACTCCGATGGTGGTCGTAACCTCGGCCCTCTCGCTTACCTTGACTACACTGTTGGACCAGGTGAAGGTACCAACGCCGTTTACTACGATAAGTGGCGTAATGGACGTATGGATACTCTCCAGCGTTTCAACTTCGACTTTGATTTCGAAGACGGCAAGACTATGGACGTCAACGTCTACTACCAGGACAAGAACAACTACGGTCTCTGGGGACGTGGCACGGACTACGCCGAAACACAGATTCGCGCCGCTTACGCTAACGATCCTACTCGTACGGACATCTGGGGTCAGATGTGGTACGACGCCGCTGGGAACCCAGTCAGCTCAACCGGTGAAATCGTCGAAGAGTATAGCGCAGACCACGCGATCGTTGCTCCTGGCACCGCTGCTTACGCCGACGGTGTAGAGTATGTCGCTGGTGTCCCTGGTCGTACTGCTCGTGACGAAAACTTCGGTGGCCACCGCTACGGTGTGACTGCTTCCTACACATGGGAAACTGAAAACAACAAGCTGATCGTTGGTGGTTGGTACGAATTCGACCACCACGGCACGGAACGTCCTAACTACAACCTCGATGGTGGATCGGTCATGGGTGCCTATCGCTACGACCAGTTCAACTTCACCAACTACACTCGTTACATCGATCAAGATGTAATGCAGTTTTGGGTACAGGACACCTACACCACTATGGATGGTGACCTCGATATCACTTTCGGTATCAAGGCTCTGCAGCTTGATCGTGATGCTCACGGTTTCCTCAGTATCTCAGAGTGGCTCGCCAACGAAGAGACTTTCCGTTCCACTACGTACGAAGACTTCTTCCTGCCACAGTTCGGATTGCTCTACTCTCTGAACGACAGCACCGAGCTCTTCTTCAACTACTCGGAAAACATGGCTACGCCAACTTCCGGTACGATCACTACTGCGGGTGACACCTTCAACCCAGATATCTTGAAGCCAGAATACTCTGACAACTTCGATATCGGTATTCGTGGTTCTCTTCCATTCGGTAGCTATACCTTGCAGGCTTACTCGATCAGCTACACAGACCGTATCTTGGCCTCCGCGGTACCTATCGACTCTGCGAATGCAGGTGCTGCGGGTAACAGCGTTTACCAGAACGTCGGTGGTGTTGACTCTTGGGGTGTTGAAGCTTCCGGTGACTTCCAAACTGGCATCGACGGTTTGACCCTTAGCGGTTCTATCGCCATCCAGGAAACAACCTTCCAGGAAGACCTTTTCAATGGTTTCTCCGCTTCCAACGACGCGGTTGCAGGTTACCGCTACGAAGTTAACCCAGAAGCTACGGGCGAATCCGACGCATACCTCGAGTACCTCGATATCGGCGGTAACGACCTCGGTAACACTCCATTCCTTACTGCTAACTTCGACGCGATCTACAAGAAGGGGCAGATGCGCTACACCTTCGGTGGTAAGTACTACGACGATGTATACGTGAACACCTTGAATACTCAGCCAATCGACTCCTACACCCTTTTCGACGCAAGCATCGCTTACACCGGCAAGGCTGACACGGCTCTCGAAGGTTGGAAGGTATCACTCAACGTTTACAATCTCTTCGACTCTTACTTCGTGTACGCTGCAGGCTACACCGACGAAGACGGTACAGTACGTGCCGATCGCGGTCGCCAGTACACCCTGAAGATGGAGACCACCTTCTAG
- a CDS encoding TonB-dependent receptor has protein sequence MNSVYRNIMAAAGTLSCILLTSTVSNAAEETTNAKAPATQSAAKDETNSSPRERGRILVKRNPIASEYQIFGDSGTAAGADADGEGVDFRAFFPQSNPADDPSELLKIGYTLNYNDQSGIGKSGYNISWKHALDSKQKIVMAAQLRHSASDRLIEHYESVWSERSEDGNYYLDRPRFSYDEILTENTVASAQIGYKANDRNSFYFKTYRQDYKDHAYRNRLELQFAGADLIEDSQSITEDGSASEAIFNNASSRRYFGDTTNTRTRVHNSIGGTYTGEEWTVDYVVYMQKWNLDTEWFNWNFTESGLDVGYEIDNPYKPTFTTYNDTNLQNQSNATLSSLRIHDTHTRDRDLAARIDADRNISLGSRDLWIQTGGLHREKEREVWQTIQVYFPSSDNLLYLTDVANDEEFGSILEGYFEMPTGLDPAKGRDAFYNNPEYFAANDYRQAIESAPQSYTAKESVTSAYLLGTQKTGDWTFEIGGRLEHTETETRGTVVIPESVNDADEGAYLETVVNPSNGEAQIIKDLYSENSYDNFIPSAEATYQLSDSDRIKAAWFQLLMRPQYYNIVDYRRISVPTRSISEGNPELSPTSIDKARLSWIRDNETLGSLAFELYYIQIENFFYGSVTDEVILEDGVPQTYRVSRVENGEKANIKGFEIQWNKTINDFAIFDTSTATLAYTYSDSEATVQSRPEDILTTPERSKHLLKLNLSGRIGNYRTELEYAYQSKALDDLGNSVEQDVYREPVVSLSWLNRYSLDKTTSLNLNFANITDHAERSYEGSPIRVTGNQYSSWFGTFNLTKTF, from the coding sequence ATGAACTCCGTGTACCGTAACATTATGGCGGCGGCTGGAACCTTGTCCTGCATACTCCTGACAAGCACCGTTTCAAATGCCGCTGAAGAAACAACTAACGCCAAAGCTCCCGCCACGCAATCCGCTGCGAAAGACGAGACCAACTCCAGCCCACGCGAACGCGGTAGGATTCTGGTCAAGCGAAACCCAATCGCATCAGAGTATCAAATTTTTGGCGACAGCGGCACAGCCGCGGGAGCAGATGCAGACGGTGAAGGAGTAGACTTCAGAGCCTTCTTTCCGCAAAGCAATCCAGCAGACGACCCAAGCGAACTTCTCAAAATCGGCTACACGCTAAACTACAACGACCAATCCGGAATCGGAAAAAGCGGATATAACATATCATGGAAGCACGCTCTCGATTCGAAACAGAAAATAGTGATGGCCGCTCAACTCAGGCACTCGGCCTCGGATCGCTTGATTGAGCACTACGAGTCTGTATGGTCCGAGAGAAGCGAAGACGGGAACTACTACCTGGATCGCCCAAGGTTTTCCTACGATGAGATCCTTACCGAAAACACGGTAGCCTCCGCTCAAATAGGATACAAGGCGAACGACCGGAACTCCTTCTACTTCAAAACCTATCGGCAAGACTACAAGGACCACGCATACCGCAACCGACTCGAACTCCAGTTTGCCGGGGCAGACCTCATAGAGGACAGCCAATCAATAACCGAAGACGGAAGCGCCTCCGAGGCTATTTTCAACAACGCCAGCAGCCGACGCTACTTCGGCGACACCACCAACACACGAACTCGTGTTCACAATAGCATCGGAGGTACCTACACAGGCGAGGAGTGGACCGTAGACTACGTCGTATACATGCAAAAGTGGAATCTGGATACGGAATGGTTCAACTGGAACTTCACGGAATCCGGCCTAGATGTCGGATACGAAATCGACAATCCTTACAAACCAACCTTTACCACCTACAACGACACCAACTTGCAGAACCAGAGCAATGCAACGCTCTCCAGCCTAAGAATACACGACACCCACACTCGAGATCGCGATCTGGCTGCGAGAATCGACGCGGACCGAAACATCAGCCTGGGCAGTCGAGACCTGTGGATACAAACGGGAGGCTTGCACCGCGAGAAAGAGCGCGAGGTCTGGCAGACTATTCAAGTCTACTTCCCCTCTAGCGACAACCTCCTCTATCTGACCGATGTCGCAAACGACGAAGAATTTGGATCTATCCTAGAGGGCTACTTCGAAATGCCGACCGGACTTGATCCCGCAAAAGGCCGAGACGCTTTTTACAACAACCCAGAGTACTTTGCAGCGAACGATTACCGCCAAGCAATAGAATCCGCGCCCCAGTCCTACACCGCCAAAGAATCAGTGACCTCCGCCTATCTCCTTGGCACCCAAAAAACAGGAGACTGGACCTTCGAAATCGGTGGGCGCCTCGAACATACTGAAACGGAAACACGAGGCACGGTCGTGATCCCAGAATCGGTCAACGACGCCGACGAGGGCGCATATCTAGAAACTGTCGTAAACCCGTCCAACGGAGAGGCCCAAATCATCAAGGACTTGTATTCGGAAAACAGCTACGACAATTTCATCCCAAGCGCGGAAGCCACCTACCAATTAAGCGATTCGGACAGGATCAAGGCAGCCTGGTTTCAACTCCTCATGCGACCCCAATACTACAATATTGTGGACTATCGCAGAATCAGCGTCCCAACGCGCAGCATCTCCGAAGGCAACCCAGAGCTCAGCCCAACATCAATCGACAAAGCTCGACTATCCTGGATAAGGGACAACGAGACGCTCGGCAGCTTGGCTTTCGAGCTCTACTACATTCAAATAGAGAACTTTTTCTACGGCTCCGTAACCGACGAAGTGATACTTGAGGACGGAGTTCCTCAAACCTACAGGGTAAGCCGAGTCGAGAACGGTGAGAAGGCAAACATCAAAGGCTTCGAAATACAGTGGAACAAGACGATAAACGACTTCGCTATTTTTGACACGTCTACCGCCACCTTAGCTTATACCTACTCAGACTCCGAAGCGACCGTGCAATCCCGCCCAGAGGATATCCTAACCACCCCCGAGCGATCTAAGCACCTGCTAAAACTGAACCTATCCGGACGCATCGGCAACTACAGGACAGAACTTGAATACGCTTACCAGAGCAAAGCCTTGGATGATCTCGGCAACTCCGTCGAGCAGGACGTCTACCGGGAGCCCGTAGTCAGCCTTAGCTGGCTGAACCGCTATAGTCTGGATAAAACAACAAGCCTAAACTTGAACTTCGCCAATATTACCGACCACGCTGAGCGTTCATACGAGGGTTCGCCCATCCGGGTAACAGGAAACCAATACAGCTCCTGGTTCGGGACGTTCAACCTGACGAAGACCTTCTAA
- a CDS encoding MFS transporter, with the protein MELEERRSESKTWKALFCVNLINSTQAALGVVGIPSLSDSAQFTSHQLTILLAVFPIAAGLSALITGPISDLIGRKNTLVAGLSLLGLSLALHGIANQAETLIALRFFAGIATGSITGLPASLLSDNFRKERHQSLNAKMLCGYAIGQTIGIPGGIALLEWTSFNHICSGLGFIALALIPIARHFLPGRNPSRYVTKNWIKEYARTATSTVRNAFFARIATSSFLSFTALSTFYVTFALWLFQSAGLRPTEIAPMYLCGGLLQVGVFVFLIPRLKAWPTMKVIAASLAANAALFILAYPFFQNVIPAAALFSLTLGIVSLRVPGFQFLVNYSGPDYQKGLRTTIVQSFNQSGKAAGAALGGTLFQHIKMHHIALICAILIIFSCLFLLLEGRKGRNLGQSKERLM; encoded by the coding sequence ATGGAGCTAGAGGAGCGAAGGTCCGAATCAAAGACGTGGAAGGCCCTATTCTGCGTAAACCTGATCAACTCCACCCAAGCCGCCCTTGGGGTGGTTGGGATCCCTTCCCTTTCCGACAGCGCCCAATTCACCAGCCACCAGCTGACCATCCTGCTCGCGGTTTTCCCAATCGCGGCAGGGCTCTCAGCGCTGATTACCGGCCCCATCTCCGACCTCATAGGGAGGAAAAACACCCTCGTCGCAGGACTCTCCCTTCTCGGACTCTCCCTCGCCCTTCACGGGATCGCCAACCAAGCGGAAACGCTGATAGCTCTCCGCTTTTTCGCAGGTATCGCCACCGGATCGATCACCGGCCTGCCGGCATCATTGCTTAGCGACAATTTTCGGAAAGAGCGGCACCAATCGCTCAACGCAAAAATGCTTTGCGGTTACGCTATAGGCCAAACGATAGGCATCCCAGGTGGAATCGCCCTCCTCGAGTGGACGAGCTTCAATCACATATGTAGCGGGCTCGGATTCATCGCCCTCGCCTTAATCCCGATCGCCCGCCATTTCCTTCCCGGAAGAAACCCCAGCCGCTACGTAACCAAAAACTGGATAAAAGAGTACGCCAGGACCGCAACCTCAACGGTCAGAAACGCCTTCTTCGCCCGCATCGCCACGAGCTCCTTCCTGAGCTTCACCGCCCTATCCACCTTCTACGTTACGTTCGCCCTCTGGCTTTTCCAATCGGCAGGTCTTCGTCCGACAGAGATAGCGCCGATGTACCTTTGTGGAGGCCTACTTCAAGTAGGCGTCTTCGTTTTCCTTATACCAAGACTCAAGGCATGGCCAACGATGAAAGTCATAGCTGCCTCGCTTGCCGCAAATGCCGCCCTATTTATCCTAGCCTACCCCTTTTTCCAAAATGTCATCCCAGCGGCGGCCCTGTTCTCCCTGACCCTTGGTATCGTATCACTACGCGTGCCTGGATTCCAATTCCTGGTCAACTACTCAGGGCCCGACTACCAAAAAGGACTCCGAACCACTATCGTACAATCTTTCAACCAAAGCGGCAAAGCCGCGGGAGCGGCGCTTGGAGGAACCCTCTTCCAGCATATCAAAATGCATCATATTGCGCTGATATGCGCGATACTGATCATCTTCAGTTGCCTCTTTCTACTACTGGAGGGACGAAAGGGTAGGAATCTGGGGCAAAGCAAAGAAAGGTTAATGTAG
- a CDS encoding pyridoxal phosphate-dependent aminotransferase, which translates to MREKGIEGMGGNVSRRAWLKSAGVSALGLAIGGRLVGQASPDARSRVERYPELKYINLAGNENPFGPSQKVSIAIVREVSNSCRYPFREEEILKERIAEHEGVGVENVLLGNGCDEILSLAGAAYGAPGETVVATRPTYLQLAEYAEKRGAHVEWVDHTESMHHDLEGMLAKVHEKKAVLSYVCNPDTPSGTILPPEKIRDYCVKAAESSSVFLDEVYLELLEDYEEQTQVQLVRDGYPVIIGRSFSKMHGLAGHRIGYAIASKEIVDRMGKLKMSSPSYLGVIAAIASLGDVAFHRQSKRLIAEGRERFCSLLDSYGLEYTPSVGNFVFHHTGIEIREFQRIMKEEHGFLVGRPFPPYEDWCRISIGKVNEMEAYAKAMEAVFG; encoded by the coding sequence ATGAGGGAAAAAGGAATTGAGGGGATGGGTGGTAATGTGAGCCGCAGGGCTTGGTTGAAGAGTGCTGGTGTGTCCGCGTTGGGATTAGCCATCGGCGGGCGGCTTGTGGGGCAGGCTTCTCCGGATGCCCGCAGTCGAGTCGAGCGGTATCCGGAACTAAAATACATCAACCTTGCAGGAAACGAAAACCCGTTCGGACCCTCACAAAAGGTTAGCATCGCCATTGTGAGGGAGGTGAGTAACAGTTGCCGTTATCCGTTTCGCGAAGAGGAGATTTTGAAGGAGAGAATCGCTGAGCACGAAGGTGTGGGAGTTGAAAATGTGCTTCTTGGAAATGGTTGCGACGAAATCCTATCGCTTGCGGGAGCGGCTTATGGCGCTCCGGGGGAGACGGTCGTGGCTACACGGCCAACCTATTTGCAATTGGCTGAGTATGCTGAGAAACGAGGAGCCCACGTAGAATGGGTAGACCACACTGAAAGCATGCATCATGACTTGGAGGGCATGTTAGCGAAGGTGCATGAAAAGAAGGCCGTCCTTAGTTATGTTTGTAATCCGGATACTCCTTCGGGAACGATCCTGCCTCCAGAGAAGATACGAGACTATTGCGTAAAAGCTGCGGAGAGCAGCTCGGTGTTCCTCGATGAGGTTTACCTCGAATTGTTGGAGGACTACGAGGAGCAAACGCAGGTGCAGCTAGTGAGGGATGGTTACCCGGTGATCATTGGGCGGTCTTTCTCGAAGATGCATGGGCTTGCGGGCCACCGGATCGGCTATGCGATTGCCAGCAAGGAAATCGTAGATCGGATGGGTAAGCTTAAGATGTCGAGCCCCAGCTATTTGGGAGTGATCGCAGCTATCGCTAGTCTAGGCGACGTGGCTTTTCACCGTCAGTCAAAGCGTTTGATCGCGGAAGGCCGGGAGCGTTTTTGTTCACTTTTGGATTCCTACGGTTTGGAGTACACTCCTTCGGTTGGGAACTTCGTATTCCATCACACGGGAATCGAGATTCGCGAATTTCAAAGGATAATGAAGGAGGAGCATGGCTTTCTCGTAGGGCGACCTTTCCCTCCTTACGAGGACTGGTGTCGTATCAGTATTGGCAAGGTCAATGAAATGGAGGCCTATGCCAAGGCGATGGAGGCGGTCTTTGGCTAA
- a CDS encoding pyridoxal phosphate-dependent aminotransferase: MSIKPLLSGMEQRSSRLVASLFAAAALSLAPQVAFSQHEVDTDEGSQGPVKINGNENAFGYSQMAMMAIMQELPDINRYAFEETMELIDAIAMREMVPGDYIMPTAGSGPVLVMAAMAYAAPGKNVVSVEPGYTQLIRTFEKFGGETKLVALNDELEYDLEAVKAAIDENTVMVYLCNPNNPTGTIVDPDELKAFIRDLPDGVVAFVDEAYLELSEGGLEANSMISLVREGEDVILARTFSKVYGMAGLRVGYGVMKPEFKKKLSDFHMGGPNKLGCVAATASLQDPAFFEMSVSSYKSVRKMVTDRLDELGIEYATPHGSFVFMKTGVPIKEFQALMEAENVLVGRPFPPMFDWCRVSIGTEEEMTTFLSVFEEVMKGQGKL; the protein is encoded by the coding sequence ATGTCTATTAAACCACTACTCAGCGGTATGGAGCAACGCTCCTCCCGACTCGTCGCTTCCCTGTTCGCAGCCGCGGCTCTCTCTCTCGCGCCACAAGTGGCGTTCAGCCAGCATGAGGTTGATACAGATGAGGGCAGCCAAGGTCCGGTCAAGATTAACGGAAACGAGAATGCCTTCGGCTACTCTCAGATGGCCATGATGGCTATCATGCAGGAGTTGCCTGATATCAATCGCTACGCGTTCGAAGAAACCATGGAGTTGATCGATGCGATCGCCATGCGTGAGATGGTTCCTGGCGACTACATTATGCCTACAGCGGGATCAGGACCCGTATTGGTAATGGCTGCGATGGCTTATGCGGCGCCTGGCAAGAATGTCGTGTCTGTAGAGCCTGGATACACTCAGCTCATTCGCACCTTTGAGAAGTTCGGTGGCGAAACTAAGCTTGTAGCGCTCAACGACGAGCTTGAGTACGATCTCGAGGCGGTCAAGGCGGCTATCGACGAGAACACCGTAATGGTGTACCTCTGTAATCCAAATAACCCGACCGGCACGATCGTCGACCCTGACGAGTTGAAGGCTTTCATCCGCGATCTTCCCGATGGCGTAGTTGCGTTTGTTGACGAGGCTTACCTTGAGCTCTCCGAGGGCGGCCTCGAGGCGAACAGCATGATCTCCCTCGTTCGCGAAGGTGAGGACGTGATTCTTGCTCGTACTTTCTCGAAGGTTTATGGCATGGCTGGTCTCCGCGTGGGTTACGGCGTTATGAAGCCAGAGTTCAAGAAGAAGTTGTCGGATTTCCACATGGGTGGGCCTAACAAGCTTGGTTGCGTTGCTGCCACTGCTTCGTTGCAGGATCCTGCATTCTTCGAAATGAGTGTTTCCAGCTACAAGAGCGTTCGTAAGATGGTTACTGATCGCCTTGACGAACTCGGCATCGAGTATGCCACGCCGCATGGCAGCTTTGTATTCATGAAAACCGGAGTTCCCATCAAGGAATTCCAAGCTCTTATGGAGGCTGAGAACGTTTTGGTAGGACGTCCTTTCCCTCCGATGTTTGACTGGTGCCGCGTCAGCATCGGTACCGAAGAGGAGATGACTACTTTCTTGAGCGTTTTCGAGGAAGTGATGAAGGGGCAAGGTAAGCTCTAG
- a CDS encoding flavin monoamine oxidase family protein, translating to MSTKAKLTRRNFIRQVGAYGGCALTTMTALGLMTQATGHGAELAGLPPVDGKSNKRVLILGAGIAGLTAAYELGKLGFDCVVLEPRDIPGGRSMTIRKGDKITETTGHSQTCKFDEGQYYNPGPSRFPQWHVTMDYCRELGVEIQPFVNLNENAFYYGEGDIGPMAGKRHRIREVKTDLRGYTAELLAKVADDELLDTELSESDKEALIDFLHYEGGLSGSANEYKGHNRRGYKVWPGGGLQEGELDDPYQFSELLQSGFGNLFHRANEYQYQSQMFTPKGGMDKIPMALAEKVKDKIVYGAQVKEIRRTNPGARVVYTVDGADQEITGDYCICTIPPTILRRLQTDFSPMLKNTLNIVPFQNSGKIGMQFKRRFWEEDDRIFGGLSWTNLPIGEVWYPSSGFLDKKGVMGGYYVFGPMSDQLGRMSPEERTEFALSNGEKIHPQYRDEFENAFSVNWATIPHIEGCLAHFPQAMLKTFYPLLIKPEGELYLAASWASHLGGWQAGAFEAARIAVKNIHERTMAS from the coding sequence ATGTCTACAAAAGCGAAACTCACTCGCCGGAACTTCATTCGGCAAGTCGGGGCGTACGGTGGTTGTGCACTTACTACAATGACCGCGCTCGGACTCATGACTCAAGCAACAGGCCACGGGGCAGAGCTCGCTGGCCTGCCTCCCGTCGACGGCAAGTCGAATAAGCGGGTCCTCATTTTAGGGGCAGGCATAGCCGGGCTGACCGCGGCCTACGAGCTGGGCAAACTCGGCTTCGATTGCGTCGTGCTTGAACCTCGCGACATCCCAGGCGGCCGCAGCATGACCATCCGCAAGGGCGACAAGATCACCGAAACGACAGGCCACTCGCAAACCTGCAAATTCGACGAAGGGCAATACTACAATCCAGGTCCCTCACGCTTCCCACAGTGGCACGTCACCATGGACTATTGCCGCGAACTGGGCGTAGAGATCCAACCATTTGTAAATCTAAACGAAAACGCCTTCTATTACGGAGAGGGCGATATCGGCCCGATGGCTGGCAAACGTCACCGTATTCGCGAAGTGAAGACAGACCTTCGCGGCTACACAGCCGAACTCCTTGCCAAGGTCGCCGACGACGAGCTTCTCGACACCGAGTTGAGCGAGAGCGACAAGGAAGCCCTAATCGACTTCCTCCATTACGAAGGCGGCCTGAGCGGATCGGCCAACGAATATAAGGGACATAACAGACGCGGATACAAGGTCTGGCCAGGTGGCGGCCTGCAAGAAGGCGAGCTCGATGATCCTTACCAATTCTCGGAACTTCTGCAGTCTGGATTCGGCAACCTCTTCCACAGAGCAAACGAGTACCAGTACCAGTCACAGATGTTCACTCCAAAGGGCGGCATGGACAAAATCCCCATGGCCCTAGCCGAAAAGGTCAAAGACAAGATCGTATACGGAGCCCAGGTGAAAGAAATCCGCCGCACCAATCCGGGTGCCCGCGTGGTCTACACAGTCGACGGAGCTGACCAAGAGATCACTGGAGATTACTGCATCTGCACTATTCCACCGACGATTCTCCGTCGCCTGCAAACAGACTTTTCTCCGATGCTCAAAAATACACTGAACATCGTGCCCTTCCAAAACTCGGGTAAGATCGGCATGCAGTTCAAGCGTCGTTTCTGGGAAGAGGACGACCGCATATTCGGCGGACTATCCTGGACAAATCTTCCGATCGGAGAGGTGTGGTATCCATCTTCTGGATTCTTGGATAAAAAGGGCGTCATGGGCGGTTACTACGTTTTCGGCCCCATGTCAGACCAGCTCGGCCGTATGTCCCCAGAGGAGCGCACCGAATTCGCCCTCAGCAACGGAGAGAAAATCCATCCTCAGTATCGCGATGAGTTCGAAAACGCATTTTCGGTAAACTGGGCCACAATCCCGCACATTGAAGGCTGCCTCGCCCACTTCCCACAGGCGATGCTCAAAACCTTCTATCCTCTGCTAATCAAGCCTGAGGGTGAATTGTATCTGGCCGCGAGTTGGGCAAGCCACCTCGGTGGATGGCAAGCCGGAGCATTCGAAGCAGCTCGAATCGCCGTCAAAAACATCCACGAGCGCACCATGGCATCATGA
- a CDS encoding c-type cytochrome, which yields MRTNLNTAATKFGFSVAGFGLCCIAAYVAGNSGKAPEQSTFVSSNSSIAAPTEPDSTSPSIEEPAAPEELPAEIVPALDPASVAKGKANYDMFCLGCHGPEGNQIDSPSNLFDSKWYSGDGREGVGKSIRVGIMDKGMPGWEAMIPEEDITALLDYLFSFQNPETQTDA from the coding sequence ATGAGGACAAACCTCAACACCGCAGCCACCAAGTTCGGATTTAGCGTAGCAGGATTCGGGCTCTGCTGCATTGCTGCCTACGTCGCGGGCAATTCGGGAAAGGCTCCGGAGCAAAGTACATTCGTTTCCTCCAATTCGAGTATCGCCGCTCCTACTGAACCAGACTCGACCTCGCCTTCTATAGAGGAGCCAGCCGCCCCCGAGGAACTACCCGCAGAGATCGTGCCCGCTTTGGATCCGGCATCCGTCGCCAAGGGCAAGGCGAACTACGATATGTTCTGCTTGGGCTGCCACGGTCCGGAGGGGAATCAGATAGATTCCCCCAGCAACCTGTTTGACTCCAAATGGTATAGCGGCGACGGCCGCGAAGGCGTAGGGAAATCGATCCGCGTAGGCATCATGGATAAAGGGATGCCCGGCTGGGAAGCAATGATTCCAGAAGAAGATATCACTGCACTGCTAGATTATTTATTCAGTTTCCAAAATCCAGAGACACAAACCGATGCATAG